From the genome of Streptomyces sp. NBC_00659, one region includes:
- a CDS encoding substrate-binding domain-containing protein: MPEPMSLTSRRGLLLGTAAVSAGALLTGCTSNDTKDANPAANSGPAADGKPGKHVTIGFAGPQADHGWLNAINDNAKSRAGTYKDVTLEITEGSNDTAAQIGQIETLINKKVDVLVVLPADGKALTQVGLKAMRAGIPVINLDRVFNSPQAYRCWIGGDNYGMGLSAGHYIGEKLKGRKNAKVIELAGLDNLELTKQRTQGFDAALKNYPNITKVARQAAEFTVETGQAKMSQLLQAQPRFDALWNHDDDQGVGALRAIEQAGRDDFLMVGGAGALSAFQAIDADDSVLKATVLYPPTMAASAIDLARTLGQGKGISGLAEFEIPASLTLYSAVVDKDNVQQYMATGFK, encoded by the coding sequence ATGCCAGAACCCATGAGCCTGACCAGTCGCAGAGGACTGCTCCTCGGGACCGCCGCCGTCTCGGCCGGCGCCCTCCTCACCGGCTGCACCAGCAACGACACCAAGGACGCGAACCCCGCCGCGAACTCCGGGCCGGCCGCCGACGGCAAGCCCGGCAAGCACGTCACGATCGGCTTCGCCGGCCCCCAGGCCGACCACGGCTGGCTCAACGCCATCAACGACAACGCCAAGAGCCGGGCCGGGACGTACAAGGACGTCACCCTGGAGATCACCGAGGGCTCCAACGACACGGCCGCGCAGATCGGCCAGATCGAGACCCTGATCAACAAGAAGGTCGACGTCCTGGTCGTGCTGCCGGCCGACGGCAAGGCACTGACCCAGGTCGGTCTCAAGGCGATGCGCGCGGGCATCCCCGTCATCAACCTCGACCGCGTCTTCAACTCGCCCCAGGCGTACCGGTGCTGGATCGGCGGCGACAACTACGGCATGGGCCTCAGCGCCGGTCACTACATCGGCGAGAAACTCAAGGGCAGGAAGAACGCCAAGGTCATCGAGCTCGCGGGGCTCGACAACCTGGAACTCACCAAACAGCGCACCCAGGGCTTCGACGCCGCTCTGAAGAACTACCCGAACATCACGAAGGTCGCCCGCCAGGCGGCCGAGTTCACCGTCGAGACCGGCCAGGCCAAGATGTCCCAGCTGCTCCAGGCCCAGCCGAGGTTCGACGCGCTGTGGAACCACGACGACGACCAGGGCGTAGGAGCGCTGCGGGCCATCGAGCAGGCCGGCCGCGACGACTTCCTCATGGTCGGCGGGGCCGGAGCGCTCTCCGCCTTCCAGGCCATCGACGCCGACGACAGCGTCCTGAAAGCCACCGTCCTGTATCCGCCGACCATGGCCGCGTCCGCGATCGACCTCGCCCGCACCCTCGGCCAGGGCAAGGGAATCAGCGGGCTCGCCGAGTTCGAGATCCCCGCGTCGCTCACCCTCTACTCGGCCGTCGTCGACAAGGACAACGTCCAGCAGTACATGGCCACCGGCTTCAAGTGA
- a CDS encoding sugar phosphate isomerase/epimerase family protein, translating to MPREFTLFTGQWADLPLEEVCRLARDFGYDGLELACWGDHFEVDKVLGDPAYVESRRALLDKYGLKCRAVSNHLVGQAVCDAIIDERHKAILPARIWGDGEAEGVRRRAATEMADTARAAAALGVDTVVGFTGSAIWHLVAMFPPVPEAMIERGYEDFATRWNPVLDVFDAEGVRFAHEVHPSEIAYDYWTTHKALEAVGHRPAFGLNFDPSHFVWQDLDPVGFLYDFRDRIYHVDCKEARKRLDGRNGRLGSHLPWGDPRRGWDFVSAGHGDVPWEDVFRMLRSIGYAGPVSVEWEDAGMDRLQGAPEALTRLKAYDFEPPSASFDAAFSGNG from the coding sequence ATGCCGCGCGAATTCACTCTCTTCACCGGCCAGTGGGCCGACCTGCCGCTCGAAGAGGTCTGCCGACTCGCCCGCGACTTCGGCTACGACGGCCTCGAACTCGCCTGCTGGGGCGACCACTTCGAGGTCGACAAGGTGCTCGGGGACCCCGCCTACGTGGAGTCCCGGCGCGCGCTGCTCGACAAGTACGGGCTCAAGTGCCGGGCCGTCTCCAACCATCTGGTCGGCCAGGCCGTCTGCGACGCCATCATCGACGAACGCCACAAGGCGATCCTGCCAGCCCGCATCTGGGGCGACGGCGAGGCGGAGGGCGTGCGGAGGCGGGCCGCCACCGAGATGGCCGACACCGCCCGCGCGGCGGCCGCCCTCGGAGTCGACACCGTCGTCGGCTTCACCGGCTCGGCGATCTGGCACCTCGTCGCCATGTTCCCGCCCGTCCCCGAAGCGATGATCGAGCGCGGCTACGAGGACTTCGCCACCCGCTGGAACCCGGTCCTCGACGTCTTCGACGCCGAGGGCGTCAGGTTCGCGCACGAGGTCCATCCGAGCGAGATCGCCTACGACTACTGGACAACGCACAAGGCCCTGGAGGCAGTCGGCCACCGGCCCGCCTTCGGCCTCAACTTCGACCCCTCCCACTTCGTCTGGCAGGACCTCGACCCCGTCGGATTCCTCTACGACTTCCGCGACCGCATCTACCACGTCGACTGCAAGGAGGCCCGCAAACGCCTCGACGGACGCAACGGCCGGCTCGGCTCCCACCTGCCCTGGGGAGACCCGCGCCGCGGCTGGGACTTCGTCTCCGCGGGCCACGGCGATGTCCCCTGGGAGGACGTCTTCCGCATGCTGCGCTCCATCGGCTACGCCGGGCCCGTCTCGGTCGAGTGGGAGGACGCCGGAATGGACCGGCTCCAGGGCGCGCCCGAGGCCCTGACCCGCCTCAAGGCCTACGACTTCGAGCCGCCGTCCGCGTCGTTCGACGCGGCGTTCTCGGGCAACGGGTAG
- a CDS encoding acetate--CoA ligase family protein codes for MADQDRVARVRALLDGVRRQGRTALTAPEGKQIADAYGITVPGEELARDEDEAVTHAERLGGPVVMKIVSPDILHKTDAGGVLVGVEGEAEVRAAFRAIVENARAYDARARIDGVQVQELIPPGQEVIVGAVTDPTFGKVVAFGLGGVLVEVLGDVTFRLAPVDADEALSMLESIRCAQVLHGVRGGPAVDRTALAEQIRRVSELVTDFPEIAEVDLNPVIAGPRGAIAADIRVILGAGPPAGRRRYTRDEILASMDRLMRPRSIAVIGASDVPGKIGHAVLKNLVDGGFAGEIHPVNPRADDIQGRKAYASVADIPGEVDVAVFAVPARAVARVLEEAGRKNIPNAVLIPSGFAETGEQALQDEITAIGERYGIRLLGPNIYGYYSTWQDVCATFCTPYDVKGGVALSSQSGGIGMAVLGFARTTKTGVSAIVGLGNKADLDEDDLLTWFGEDPNTRCVAMHLEDLKDGRAFVEAARATVPKKPVVVLKAGRTAAGARAAGSHTGALAGDDAVYDDILRQAGVIRAPGLIDMLEYARALPVLPAPRGDNVVIITGAGGSGVLLSDAVTDNGLSLMEIPPDLDASFREFIPPFGAAGNPVDITGGEPPSTYEATIRLGLEDPRVHALVLGYWHTVVTPPMVFAELTARVVAEFRERGIEKPVVASLAGDVEVEEACRYLYERGVVAYPYTTEMPVAVLGAKYRWARAAGLLGGRS; via the coding sequence ATGGCGGATCAGGACCGGGTGGCCCGGGTGCGGGCGCTCCTCGACGGCGTGCGGCGCCAGGGACGTACCGCGCTGACGGCACCGGAGGGCAAGCAGATCGCCGACGCCTACGGGATCACCGTGCCCGGCGAGGAACTGGCCCGCGACGAGGACGAGGCGGTCACGCACGCGGAACGCCTCGGCGGCCCCGTGGTGATGAAGATCGTCTCCCCCGACATCCTGCACAAGACCGACGCGGGCGGGGTGCTGGTCGGTGTCGAGGGAGAAGCCGAGGTACGGGCTGCCTTCCGGGCGATCGTCGAGAACGCCCGCGCGTACGACGCCCGCGCCCGGATCGACGGCGTCCAGGTGCAGGAGCTGATCCCGCCCGGACAGGAGGTCATCGTCGGCGCGGTGACCGACCCGACGTTCGGGAAGGTCGTCGCCTTCGGTCTCGGCGGGGTGCTGGTCGAGGTGCTGGGGGACGTCACCTTCCGGCTGGCGCCGGTGGACGCCGACGAGGCGCTGTCGATGCTCGAATCGATCCGCTGCGCGCAGGTCCTGCACGGGGTGCGCGGCGGGCCCGCGGTGGACCGGACGGCCCTCGCCGAGCAGATCCGCCGCGTCTCCGAACTCGTCACGGACTTCCCCGAGATCGCCGAGGTGGACCTCAACCCGGTGATCGCCGGCCCGCGGGGGGCGATCGCGGCGGACATCCGCGTGATTCTCGGCGCGGGCCCTCCGGCCGGCCGGCGCCGGTACACCCGGGACGAGATCCTCGCCTCCATGGACCGGCTGATGCGGCCGCGGTCGATCGCCGTGATCGGCGCCTCGGACGTCCCGGGCAAGATCGGCCACGCGGTGCTGAAGAACCTCGTCGACGGGGGCTTCGCGGGCGAGATCCATCCGGTGAACCCCCGGGCCGACGACATCCAGGGACGCAAGGCCTACGCGAGTGTCGCGGACATTCCCGGCGAGGTGGACGTCGCGGTCTTCGCCGTCCCGGCGCGGGCGGTGGCCCGGGTCCTGGAGGAGGCCGGACGCAAGAACATCCCCAACGCGGTCCTGATCCCCTCCGGCTTCGCGGAGACCGGCGAACAGGCGCTCCAGGACGAGATCACGGCCATCGGCGAGCGGTACGGCATCCGGCTGCTCGGCCCGAACATCTACGGCTACTACTCGACCTGGCAGGACGTGTGCGCCACGTTCTGCACGCCGTACGACGTGAAGGGCGGGGTCGCGCTCTCCTCGCAGTCCGGTGGGATCGGCATGGCCGTGCTGGGGTTCGCCCGGACCACGAAGACAGGGGTCTCGGCGATCGTGGGGCTCGGCAACAAGGCGGACCTGGACGAGGACGACCTGCTCACCTGGTTCGGCGAGGACCCGAACACCCGGTGCGTGGCGATGCATCTGGAGGACCTCAAGGACGGGCGCGCCTTCGTGGAGGCGGCCCGCGCCACCGTCCCGAAGAAGCCCGTCGTCGTCCTCAAGGCCGGGCGGACCGCCGCCGGCGCGCGGGCCGCGGGCTCGCACACCGGGGCCCTCGCGGGCGACGACGCCGTGTACGACGACATCCTCAGGCAGGCCGGTGTCATCCGGGCTCCCGGGCTGATCGACATGCTGGAGTACGCGCGGGCCCTGCCGGTGCTGCCCGCTCCCCGGGGCGACAACGTCGTGATCATCACCGGCGCGGGCGGCAGCGGCGTCCTGCTGTCGGACGCGGTCACCGACAACGGGCTGTCCCTGATGGAGATCCCGCCGGACCTGGACGCCTCCTTCCGGGAGTTCATCCCGCCCTTCGGGGCCGCGGGCAACCCGGTGGACATCACGGGCGGCGAACCGCCGTCGACGTACGAGGCGACGATCCGGCTCGGACTGGAGGACCCGCGCGTCCACGCGCTCGTCCTCGGCTACTGGCACACCGTCGTGACCCCTCCCATGGTCTTCGCCGAGCTCACCGCGCGCGTGGTGGCCGAGTTCCGCGAACGCGGCATCGAGAAGCCCGTGGTGGCGTCGCTCGCGGGTGACGTCGAGGTCGAGGAGGCGTGCCGGTACCTGTACGAGCGAGGGGTCGTGGCCTACCCGTACACGACCGAGATGCCGGTGGCCGTCCTCGGCGCGAAGTACCGCTGGGCGCGCGCGGCGGGCCTGTTGGGGGGTCGTTCATGA
- a CDS encoding ABC transporter permease: MTQHVSPPRDGTGKVPVTGELPAWRAVVARADVRTLSLLGVLAVLVVIGGVTRPDEFLDTRNLQLVLTQASVIGVVTVGMTFVITSGGIDLSVGAIVALSSVWATTVATQEYGFTGILVTAVLVGLGCGLVNGLLVAYGGLVPFIATLAMLASARGLALQITDGRTQIVTVDGILRLGERDSYVLGVPPLVLVLAVVTLIGWLVLNRTTFGRRTVAVGGNAEAARLAGIDVRRQRLYLYLLSGLCCGIAAFLLVILSGSGQNTNGNLYELDAIAAAIIGGTLLSGGRGTITGSVLGVLIFTTITDIFALNNLQSDVQQIAKGAIIVAAVLVQRRTASTT; encoded by the coding sequence ATGACGCAGCACGTGTCCCCGCCCCGGGACGGCACCGGCAAGGTGCCCGTCACGGGTGAACTCCCCGCGTGGCGAGCCGTGGTGGCCCGCGCCGACGTCCGCACGCTCTCGCTCCTCGGCGTCCTGGCCGTCCTCGTCGTCATCGGCGGCGTCACCCGGCCCGACGAATTCCTCGACACCCGCAACCTCCAACTCGTCCTCACCCAGGCCTCGGTGATCGGCGTCGTGACCGTCGGCATGACGTTCGTCATCACCTCAGGAGGAATCGATCTGTCGGTGGGCGCGATCGTCGCCCTCTCCTCGGTCTGGGCGACCACGGTCGCGACCCAGGAGTACGGCTTCACCGGCATCCTCGTCACCGCGGTGCTCGTCGGTCTCGGCTGTGGCCTGGTCAACGGACTGCTCGTCGCGTACGGCGGGCTGGTCCCCTTCATCGCGACGCTCGCCATGCTCGCCTCGGCCCGCGGCCTGGCCCTCCAGATCACCGACGGCCGGACCCAGATCGTCACCGTGGACGGCATCCTGAGGCTCGGCGAACGCGACTCCTACGTCCTCGGCGTCCCCCCGCTCGTCCTGGTCCTCGCCGTCGTGACCCTCATCGGCTGGCTGGTGCTGAACCGCACCACCTTCGGCCGGCGCACGGTCGCCGTCGGAGGCAACGCGGAAGCGGCCCGGCTCGCCGGCATCGACGTACGGCGTCAGCGGCTCTACCTCTATCTGCTCTCCGGACTGTGCTGCGGCATCGCCGCGTTCCTGCTGGTCATCCTGTCCGGCTCCGGCCAGAACACCAACGGCAACCTCTACGAACTCGACGCCATCGCGGCGGCGATCATCGGCGGCACCCTGCTCAGCGGGGGCCGCGGCACCATCACCGGCTCGGTGCTCGGCGTACTGATCTTCACGACGATCACCGACATCTTCGCGCTGAACAACCTCCAGAGCGACGTCCAGCAGATCGCCAAGGGCGCGATCATCGTCGCCGCGGTCCTGGTCCAGCGGCGCACAGCCAGTACGACCTGA
- the frc gene encoding formyl-CoA transferase gives MTTKALEGIRVLDMTHVQSGPSATQLMAWLGADVVKLEAPTGDITRAQLRDIPDADSLYFTMLNSNKRSITLNTKTERGKQLLTELIRRSDVMVENFGPGAIDRMGFTWDRIREINPRIVYASIKGFGDGPYTDFKAYEVVAQAMGGSMATTGFEDGPPMATGAQIGDSGTGVHAVAAVLAALLQRTRTGRGQRVNVAMQHAVLNLCRVKLRDQQRLAHGPLAEYPNEDFGDEVPRSGNASGGGQPGWAVKCAPGGPNDYVYVIVQPAGWKPITRLIGRPELAEDPGWATPGARLPKLAKMFQLIEEWTTTLPKWQVLEKLNAESIPCGPILSTKEIIEDSSLAANDMVVEVEHPERGSYVTVGSPLKLSDSPVDITASPLLGEHNEEIYIGELGLGDEELRLLKSGGVI, from the coding sequence GTGACGACCAAGGCTCTCGAAGGCATCCGGGTCCTGGACATGACGCACGTTCAGTCCGGTCCCTCGGCGACCCAGTTGATGGCATGGCTCGGCGCCGACGTGGTCAAACTCGAGGCGCCGACCGGTGACATCACCCGCGCCCAGCTGCGGGACATCCCGGACGCCGACTCCCTCTACTTCACCATGCTCAACAGCAACAAGCGCAGCATCACCCTCAACACCAAGACCGAGCGCGGCAAACAGCTTCTGACCGAGCTGATCCGCCGCTCCGATGTCATGGTGGAGAACTTCGGCCCCGGCGCGATCGACCGCATGGGCTTCACCTGGGACCGCATCCGCGAGATCAACCCGCGGATCGTCTACGCCTCCATCAAGGGCTTCGGGGACGGCCCGTACACCGACTTCAAGGCGTACGAGGTGGTCGCGCAGGCCATGGGCGGTTCCATGGCCACCACCGGATTCGAGGACGGCCCGCCGATGGCCACCGGCGCCCAGATCGGCGATTCGGGCACCGGCGTCCACGCCGTCGCCGCCGTCCTCGCTGCCCTCCTCCAGCGCACCCGCACCGGACGCGGGCAGCGCGTCAACGTGGCCATGCAGCACGCCGTCCTCAACCTCTGCCGGGTCAAGCTGCGCGACCAGCAGCGCCTGGCCCACGGGCCGCTCGCCGAGTACCCCAACGAGGACTTCGGCGACGAGGTCCCCCGCTCGGGCAACGCCTCCGGGGGCGGCCAGCCCGGCTGGGCCGTCAAGTGCGCGCCCGGCGGCCCCAACGACTACGTCTACGTCATCGTCCAGCCCGCCGGCTGGAAACCCATCACCCGGCTGATCGGCCGGCCCGAGCTGGCCGAGGACCCCGGCTGGGCCACCCCGGGGGCCCGGCTGCCGAAGCTCGCCAAGATGTTCCAGCTCATCGAGGAATGGACCACGACATTGCCCAAATGGCAGGTGCTGGAGAAACTCAACGCCGAGAGCATCCCCTGCGGGCCGATCCTGTCGACCAAGGAGATCATCGAGGACTCCTCGCTCGCCGCCAACGACATGGTCGTCGAGGTCGAGCACCCCGAGCGCGGCTCCTACGTCACCGTCGGCAGCCCGCTCAAGCTCTCCGACTCCCCCGTCGACATCACCGCCTCTCCGCTGCTCGGTGAGCACAACGAGGAGATCTACATCGGCGAACTCGGCCTCGGCGACGAGGAATTGCGGCTTCTCAAGTCGGGCGGGGTGATCTGA
- a CDS encoding Gfo/Idh/MocA family protein yields MGQPDQGDEAAKPPLGVGMVGYAFMGAAHSQGWRTVGRVFDLPRRPVLAAVCGRDEPALRAMAGRHGWEAAETDWRALIARDDVDVVDICTPGDSHAEIAVAALAAGKHVLCEKPLANTVEEAEAMAEAASEAAARGQISMVGFNYRRLPAAALARSMVAEGRLGTLRHVRVTYLQDWLTDPEFPLTWRLRKEKAGSGALGDLGAHIVDLAQHLAGEPLDGVSALTETFVRRRPLPARASGGLSASGPGPGSPSGAVTVDDAALFTARFASGALASFEASRFAAGRKNSLRIELNGERGSLAFDLERLNELAYHDHTEPAAHAGFRRILVTEPDHPYLDAWWPPGHGLGYEHTFVHQARDLVQAIAEGRPPAPSFADGLQIQRVLAAVEESAGKNSTYTPVAV; encoded by the coding sequence ATGGGACAGCCGGACCAGGGCGACGAGGCCGCGAAACCGCCCTTGGGCGTGGGCATGGTCGGTTACGCGTTCATGGGCGCCGCCCACTCACAGGGCTGGCGCACCGTGGGCCGTGTCTTCGACCTGCCGCGCCGCCCGGTCCTCGCCGCCGTGTGCGGCCGCGACGAACCGGCCCTGCGCGCGATGGCCGGCCGGCACGGCTGGGAAGCCGCCGAGACCGACTGGCGCGCGCTGATCGCCCGGGACGACGTCGATGTCGTCGACATCTGCACCCCCGGCGACAGCCACGCCGAGATCGCCGTCGCCGCGCTGGCCGCGGGCAAGCACGTGCTGTGCGAGAAGCCGCTCGCGAACACCGTCGAGGAGGCCGAGGCGATGGCGGAGGCCGCGTCCGAAGCCGCCGCACGCGGCCAGATCTCCATGGTGGGCTTCAACTACCGCCGCCTCCCCGCCGCGGCGCTCGCCCGCTCGATGGTGGCCGAGGGCCGCCTCGGAACCCTGCGGCACGTGCGGGTGACGTACCTTCAGGACTGGCTGACCGACCCGGAGTTCCCGCTCACCTGGAGACTCCGCAAGGAGAAGGCGGGCTCCGGCGCCCTCGGCGATCTCGGGGCCCACATCGTCGACCTCGCGCAGCACCTGGCGGGCGAGCCGCTCGACGGGGTCTCCGCGCTCACCGAGACGTTCGTCCGCCGACGGCCCCTGCCCGCGCGGGCGTCCGGCGGGCTGTCCGCCTCCGGGCCCGGACCGGGCTCCCCTTCGGGCGCCGTCACCGTCGACGACGCCGCCCTGTTCACCGCCCGCTTCGCCTCCGGAGCCCTCGCCTCCTTCGAGGCCTCCCGCTTCGCCGCCGGGCGCAAGAATTCCCTGCGCATCGAACTCAACGGCGAGCGCGGCTCGTTGGCCTTCGACCTGGAGCGGCTCAACGAACTCGCGTACCACGACCACACCGAGCCGGCCGCCCACGCGGGTTTCCGGCGCATCCTCGTCACCGAACCCGACCACCCCTATCTCGACGCCTGGTGGCCGCCGGGACACGGTCTCGGCTACGAGCACACCTTCGTGCACCAGGCCCGCGACCTCGTCCAGGCCATCGCCGAAGGGCGGCCTCCCGCCCCGTCCTTCGCCGACGGACTCCAGATCCAGCGCGTCCTCGCTGCGGTCGAGGAGAGCGCCGGGAAGAACTCCACGTACACCCCCGTAGCGGTCTGA
- a CDS encoding sugar ABC transporter ATP-binding protein: MAPEPPLLTMSGITKSFPGVRALDGVDLGVQAGEVHCLLGQNGAGKSTLIKVLSGAHQPDTGTIAWRGEPVTLRSPIAAMRLGIATIYQELDLVEGLSVAENVHLGHEPTTVGFVVRGKAARTATALLLKRLGHPEIDPARLVGELSAAQRQIVSMARALSHDVRLIVMDEPSAALDPDEVGNLFRIVGDLTAEGVAVVYISHRLEEIRRIGDRVTVLKDGRAVAGGLPARSTPTRDVVALMTGRSVEYVFPDRPRARPSGAPVLSVQGLSRQGEFAPLDLDVHPGEIVGLAGLVGSGRSEILETIYGARGPTTGRVSVNGKLLRTGSVRAAVRAGLGLAPEERKAQALLMLESVTRNVSLSSMSRYAHGGWIDRRAERGAARAATRELSLRPDDPDRPVRTLSGGNQQKAVLARWLLRGCRVLLLDEPTRGVDVGARAELYAVIRRLADEGLAVLLVSSEVPEVLGLADRVLVLREGRVVHTASAHDLDEHRVLDLVLEGGPVASEGSPAS; the protein is encoded by the coding sequence ATGGCACCAGAACCACCGCTGCTCACCATGTCCGGCATCACCAAGTCGTTCCCCGGAGTCCGGGCCCTCGACGGCGTCGACCTCGGCGTCCAGGCCGGCGAGGTGCACTGTCTGCTCGGCCAGAACGGCGCCGGGAAGTCCACGCTCATCAAGGTCCTCTCCGGCGCCCACCAGCCCGACACCGGCACCATCGCCTGGCGCGGCGAGCCCGTCACCCTCAGGTCCCCGATCGCCGCCATGCGCCTGGGCATCGCCACCATCTACCAGGAACTCGACCTGGTGGAGGGGCTGTCGGTCGCCGAGAACGTCCACCTCGGACACGAACCCACCACCGTGGGGTTCGTCGTCAGGGGCAAAGCCGCCAGGACGGCGACCGCCCTGCTGCTCAAGCGGCTCGGACACCCCGAGATCGACCCGGCCCGCCTTGTCGGTGAACTCTCCGCCGCCCAGCGGCAGATCGTCTCCATGGCGCGGGCGCTCTCGCACGACGTACGGCTCATCGTCATGGACGAGCCGTCCGCCGCACTCGACCCCGACGAGGTCGGCAATCTCTTCCGGATCGTCGGCGATCTCACCGCGGAAGGCGTTGCCGTCGTCTACATCTCGCACCGCCTGGAGGAGATCCGCCGCATCGGCGACCGCGTCACCGTGCTGAAGGACGGGCGCGCGGTGGCGGGCGGACTGCCCGCCAGGTCGACCCCGACGCGTGACGTGGTGGCGCTCATGACGGGGCGCAGCGTCGAGTACGTCTTCCCGGACCGGCCCCGCGCACGGCCATCGGGCGCACCGGTGCTCTCGGTCCAAGGACTGTCCCGCCAGGGGGAGTTCGCCCCGCTCGACCTCGACGTGCACCCGGGTGAAATCGTCGGCCTGGCCGGACTGGTGGGCTCCGGCCGTTCCGAGATCCTGGAGACGATCTACGGGGCCCGGGGACCGACCACCGGCCGGGTCAGCGTGAACGGGAAGCTGCTGCGCACCGGCAGCGTACGCGCCGCGGTGCGCGCCGGACTCGGACTGGCCCCCGAGGAGCGCAAGGCGCAGGCGCTGCTGATGCTGGAGTCGGTCACGCGCAACGTCTCCCTCTCCTCCATGTCCCGCTACGCGCACGGGGGCTGGATCGACCGGCGGGCCGAACGCGGGGCGGCCCGGGCGGCCACCCGCGAACTCTCCCTGCGCCCCGACGATCCGGACCGCCCGGTCAGGACCCTGTCCGGCGGCAACCAGCAGAAGGCCGTGCTGGCGCGCTGGCTGCTGCGCGGCTGCCGTGTCCTGCTCCTCGACGAACCGACGCGCGGTGTCGACGTCGGGGCGCGCGCCGAGTTGTACGCGGTGATCCGCCGGCTCGCCGACGAGGGTCTGGCCGTCCTGCTGGTCTCCAGCGAGGTCCCCGAGGTGCTCGGGCTCGCCGACCGTGTCCTGGTGCTCCGCGAAGGGCGGGTCGTGCACACGGCGTCCGCCCACGACCTCGACGAACACCGCGTCCTCGACCTCGTGCTGGAAGGAGGCCCCGTGGCCAGTGAAGGGAGTCCGGCGTCATGA
- a CDS encoding OFA family MFS transporter: MTTTGYSTSVPHQEVRDRNGRVYRVGETDIDIMGRKRAWMVFLPWAGMMGISSAEYAFTSAEDTLHEAHLWSSGHIFWLMGVWIFFQAAVAFPAGQLRESGRLPARTAMLLGALGTLLGYVALAFAPHVVVAYLGFGMCSGIGAGLVYATCVNMVGKWYPERKGGKTGFVNGGFAYGSVPFVFLFTSYMDLGNYRGVLVGVGLLCCAVVAAAGWFFKDPPKGWWPPDVDPLKVSDDPKIRRALEKNPPAVKQYTPREAARTPVLWMMWFCLLCTAGINIFGIAFQVPFGKDMGFAGGIVATAMSLKAIVNGTGRGIIGWISDRVGRRHTLIIVCLVLGSAQFGVLVSGQMGSMPFFLFCSMVSGFGGGAIFPLFAAMTADYFGENNNASNYGMVYSSKLISGLVGSGMGAVVVGAWDYQGAFVLAGSIGLASAVLALFLKSPDRPKSRVVPNPQPLGEEMAS; this comes from the coding sequence ATGACAACCACCGGCTATTCGACATCGGTGCCACATCAAGAGGTGAGGGACCGGAACGGACGCGTGTACCGCGTCGGTGAGACCGACATCGACATCATGGGCCGAAAACGCGCCTGGATGGTCTTCCTGCCCTGGGCGGGCATGATGGGCATCAGCTCCGCCGAGTACGCGTTCACGTCGGCGGAGGACACACTGCACGAGGCTCATCTGTGGAGCAGCGGACACATCTTCTGGCTGATGGGCGTCTGGATCTTCTTCCAGGCGGCCGTGGCCTTCCCAGCCGGGCAACTGCGCGAGAGCGGCAGGCTCCCCGCCCGTACGGCGATGCTGCTGGGCGCGCTGGGCACCCTGCTCGGCTACGTGGCCCTGGCCTTCGCGCCGCATGTGGTGGTCGCCTATCTCGGCTTCGGCATGTGCAGCGGCATCGGAGCGGGTCTCGTCTACGCGACCTGCGTGAACATGGTCGGCAAGTGGTACCCGGAGCGCAAGGGCGGCAAGACGGGCTTCGTCAACGGCGGTTTCGCCTACGGGTCCGTGCCCTTCGTCTTCCTGTTCACCTCGTACATGGATCTGGGCAACTACCGGGGTGTCCTGGTGGGTGTCGGTCTGCTCTGCTGCGCGGTGGTCGCGGCGGCCGGCTGGTTCTTCAAGGACCCGCCGAAGGGCTGGTGGCCGCCGGACGTGGACCCGCTGAAGGTCTCGGACGACCCGAAGATCCGGCGGGCGCTGGAGAAGAACCCGCCGGCCGTGAAGCAGTACACCCCGAGGGAGGCCGCGCGTACCCCTGTTCTGTGGATGATGTGGTTCTGTCTGCTGTGCACGGCCGGGATCAACATCTTCGGCATCGCCTTCCAGGTCCCGTTCGGCAAGGACATGGGCTTCGCGGGCGGGATCGTGGCCACGGCGATGTCGCTGAAGGCCATCGTCAACGGCACCGGGCGCGGGATCATCGGCTGGATCTCCGACCGCGTCGGACGGCGCCACACGCTGATCATCGTGTGTCTGGTGCTGGGTTCCGCCCAGTTCGGTGTGCTGGTCTCCGGCCAGATGGGCAGCATGCCGTTCTTCCTCTTCTGTTCCATGGTCTCCGGCTTCGGCGGCGGCGCGATCTTCCCGCTGTTCGCGGCCATGACGGCGGACTACTTCGGCGAGAACAACAACGCCTCCAACTACGGGATGGTGTACAGCTCGAAGCTGATCTCGGGCCTCGTGGGATCCGGCATGGGCGCGGTCGTCGTCGGCGCGTGGGACTACCAAGGCGCCTTCGTGCTCGCTGGGTCCATCGGTCTGGCGTCCGCCGTGCTGGCCCTGTTCCTCAAGTCACCGGACCGGCCCAAGTCCCGTGTCGTCCCCAATCCGCAGCCGCTCGGAGAGGAGATGGCGTCATGA